The Ornithodoros turicata isolate Travis chromosome 9, ASM3712646v1, whole genome shotgun sequence genome includes a region encoding these proteins:
- the LOC135368486 gene encoding synaptotagmin-7-like, whose protein sequence is MWQQSCCPPIGRLVQRLVNRVSSTQNKRPGGDGDSDPEEDIEGQGFFIPSKKVYSAHRRLISGQSSVSLDERLWQPHGQPQDDCRSLRRGSLLSNASGQSYWLREDSLGEVEPSLYGDESDLDVAEGELTAVEVVNDSCSEKSASTSEKKRAQVEEPDHFGKLIFRTKLLKDENKLIVYLERACDLPVKGVRKQYDTFVRACLLPGGRNGKCSSTLKGTLNPHFHEELSLSLPRVSVVGQRCSSAKAGASLLRLSLFDYGRQGDHDALGHVLMPFSTLSRSEGKIHCCPLRPESLVPGSRGQLLLSLLYHPTQHRLTIVVMTARFNCKDGDRSGNSGKLCTEKTELSECYAKVTLMCGGQKVKRVRTSPVPASGSAVFNQAFHFVLPVSFVDESSVVITLLERSRLTRDVVLGRVISGPYVHHSGDERLTHWGIMLQRRRSVIQWRRFYL, encoded by the exons ATGTGGCAGCAGTCGTGCTGTCCTCCGATTGGCCGACTTGTGCAACGGTTGGTTAATCGGGTCTCAAGCACCCAGAACAAACGTCCTGGAGGAGACGGCGATTCAGACCCCGAAGAGGACATCGAAGGGCAGGGCTTCTTCATTCCTAGCAAGAAAGTGTACAGCG CGCACCGTCGCCTAATTTCGGGTCAGTCGAGCGTGTCCCTGGATGAACGCCTCTGGCAACCCCATGGACAACCTCAGGACGATTGTCGGAGCCTACGAAGAGGGTCTTTGTTATCTAATGCAAGCGGACAGAGTTACTGGCTGAGAGAGGACAGTCTTGGAGAAGTCGAACCGTCTCTGTACGGCGACGAAAGCGACCTCGACGTAGCGGAAGGAGAGCTGACTGCGGTCGAAGTGGTCAACGATTCATGCAGCGAGAAAAGTGCCAGTACATCCGAAAAGAAGAGGGCACAAGTGGAGGAGCCGGATCATTTTGGGAAGCTCATATTCCGAACAAAGCTCTTGAAAGACGAAAATAA GCTAATCGTCTACCTAGAGCGAGCCTGCGACCTTCCTGTCAAAGGAGTTCGTAAACAGTACGACACCTTCGTGCGAGCATGTCTGCTGCCTGGCGGTCGCAACGGCAAATGTTCGAG CACTCTCAAAGGGACGTTGAACCCGCACTTCCATGAAGAACTGAGCCTAAGCTTGCCCAGAGTAAGCGTTGTCGGTCAGCGGTGCTCCAGTGCCAAGGCAGGAGCGTCGCTCTTGCGGCTATCCTTGTTCGACTACGGCCGTCAGGGAGACCACGATGCACTGGGACATGTCCTTATGCCTTTTTCCACTCTTTCCCGCTCCGAAGGAAAGATCCACTGTTGCCCTCTCAGGCCAGAAAGTCTG GTTCCCGGAAGCCGTGGACAGCTCCTCCTTTCTCTCCTTTACCACCCGACACAACATCGACTGACTATAGTCGTGATGACAGCACGCTTCAACTGTAAAGACGGCGACAGGAGTGGCAACTCGGGAAAACTTTGCACCGAGAAAACAG AACTCAGCGAGTGCTACGCCAAGGTAACCCTCATGTGTGGCGGTCAGAAGGTAAAACGTGTTCGTACCAGCCCCGTCCCGGCCTCAGGCTCTGCGGTCTTCAACCAAGCCTTCCACTTCGTGCTCCCCGTATCGTTTGTGGACGAATCCAGTGTCGTCATCACTCTTCTCGAACGCTCACGTCTTACCCGAGATGTCGTCTTGGGCCGCGTTATTTCTGGACCCTATGTACACCACAGCGGCGATGAACGACTCACGCATTGGGGAATTATGCTACAGAGGCGTAGGTCTGTGATTCAGTGGAGACGCTTTTACCTCTGA